One Deinococcus aestuarii DNA segment encodes these proteins:
- the miaB gene encoding tRNA (N6-isopentenyl adenosine(37)-C2)-methylthiotransferase MiaB produces MKAHLITYGCQMNEYDTHLVESQLVSFGADLVGSVDEADFVLINTCAVRGKPVDKVRSLLGDLRKQKAQRPLVVGMMGCLAQLEEGQQIARKFEVDVLLGPGSLLDIGKALEGSERFWGLQFKDELHDHIPPPPAGRLQAHLTIMRGCDHHCTYCIVPTTRGPQVSRHPDSILRELDMQLQAGVQEVTLLGQNVNAYGVDQGARLAGYPSFADLLRMVGRSGVRRVKFTTSHPMNFTEDVAAAMAETPAVCEFVHLPVQSGSDRVLRRMAREYTREKYLGHIAEIKKHLPDVVLATDLIVGFPGETEEDFGETLSLYDEVGYDSAYMFIYSPRPGTPSYRHFQDLPREVKTERLQRLIVRQKEWSARKNAAKVGTLQEVLLRGDAHDSGFLEGHTRGNHPTVVPKAIGVTGAGIHLVRIEHATPHMLYGKVVDAQGRELPELPRLSPEAAGLSSPLQMA; encoded by the coding sequence ATGAAGGCACACCTGATCACCTACGGGTGTCAGATGAACGAATACGACACGCACCTCGTCGAGTCGCAGCTCGTGAGCTTTGGCGCCGATCTGGTCGGCAGCGTGGACGAGGCGGATTTCGTCCTGATCAACACCTGCGCGGTGCGCGGCAAACCCGTGGACAAGGTGAGGAGCCTCCTCGGCGACCTGCGCAAGCAGAAGGCCCAGCGGCCCCTCGTCGTCGGCATGATGGGCTGCCTCGCCCAGCTCGAAGAGGGCCAGCAGATCGCCCGCAAGTTCGAGGTGGACGTGCTGCTCGGGCCGGGGAGCCTGCTGGATATCGGCAAGGCTTTGGAGGGGAGCGAGCGGTTCTGGGGGCTCCAGTTCAAGGACGAGCTGCACGACCACATCCCCCCGCCGCCCGCCGGGAGGCTGCAAGCGCACCTCACGATCATGCGCGGCTGCGACCACCACTGCACCTACTGCATCGTGCCCACCACGCGCGGGCCGCAGGTGAGCCGCCATCCCGATTCCATCCTGCGCGAGCTGGACATGCAGCTCCAGGCGGGGGTGCAGGAGGTCACGCTGCTCGGGCAGAACGTGAACGCCTACGGGGTGGACCAGGGCGCCCGGCTGGCCGGGTATCCCTCCTTCGCCGACCTGCTGCGGATGGTGGGGCGAAGCGGCGTGCGCCGGGTCAAGTTCACGACGAGCCACCCCATGAACTTCACCGAGGACGTGGCCGCCGCGATGGCCGAGACGCCCGCCGTGTGCGAGTTCGTGCACCTGCCCGTGCAAAGCGGCTCCGACCGGGTGCTGCGCCGCATGGCCCGCGAGTACACCCGCGAGAAGTACCTCGGGCACATCGCCGAGATCAAGAAGCATCTGCCGGACGTGGTGCTGGCGACCGACCTCATCGTGGGCTTCCCCGGCGAGACCGAGGAGGACTTTGGGGAGACGCTGAGCCTCTACGACGAGGTGGGGTACGACAGCGCGTACATGTTCATCTACTCGCCGCGCCCCGGCACCCCGAGCTACCGGCACTTTCAGGACCTGCCGCGCGAGGTCAAGACCGAACGCCTGCAACGCCTGATCGTGAGGCAGAAGGAGTGGAGTGCGCGCAAGAACGCGGCGAAGGTGGGCACCCTCCAGGAAGTTTTGCTGCGCGGCGACGCCCACGACTCCGGCTTCCTCGAAGGCCACACGCGCGGCAACCACCCGACCGTGGTGCCCAAGGCCATCGGCGTGACGGGCGCGGGCATTCACCTCGTCCGCATCGAACACGCCACCCCACACATGCTCTACGGCAAGGTGGTGGACGCGCAGGGCCGCGAGTTGCCCGAGCTGCCGCGCCTGAGTCCCGAGGCAGCGGGGCTGAGCAGTCCCTTGCAGATGGCGTAA